One window of the Rufibacter radiotolerans genome contains the following:
- a CDS encoding acetate--CoA ligase family protein gives MITEQLLNPRSIAIIGASNDISKPGGKVLHNILAHGFEGQLYGVNPKEQQVQGIACYPACAALPEVDLAIIAVAAQYVEEALSTLAFEKNCKAFILFSAGFSETGPQGEALEKRCVEIVNAVGGTLIGPNCIGVLTQKYKGVFAGPVPEYDAMGCDCVSASGATMVYLLEMAIPRGLKFRDIFSVGNSAQIGVEDVLQYWDETFDPETSSRVKLLYMEQIADPKRFLKHAWSLVQKGCRIAAIKAGSTEAGSRAVSSHTGALAGSNTAVSALFRKAGIIRCYSRIELVYVAAIFSIKPLKGDRLAVITHAGGPGVMLTDILVKGGMQVPHLEGPKADALLSRLYPGSSVANPIDFLATGNATQLGEILDFVENEFDEIDGAVVVFGTTGMWRVDDVYQVLHEKIRSCRKPIFPILPSAIQAAEEVSHFQAMGHVNFTDEVSFGYVLTRVNKMQPLYPDPVLPAVDTQKIRQIVEKNPAGYLSPAQVFELLEAAGIVTVRQATVMSKEAAIAQGEAIGFPLVMKVVGPVHKSDMGGVVTGVKSPEEVANTYATLMSLEGVEGVLLQQQVRGIEVYMGAKAEDAYGHQILCGLGGIFVEVFKDVSAALAPVGREEATRMIRRLKSYPIIQGVRGKEGVSEELLVATLMKLSALLQAAPEITEMDINPLLGTPQALVAVDARILIG, from the coding sequence ATGATAACAGAACAACTCCTGAACCCGCGCAGCATTGCCATTATAGGCGCCTCTAATGATATCTCTAAACCCGGCGGGAAAGTGCTACACAACATCCTTGCCCACGGCTTTGAGGGACAGCTTTATGGCGTGAACCCCAAAGAGCAGCAGGTGCAGGGAATAGCCTGCTACCCCGCCTGTGCGGCTTTGCCGGAGGTGGACCTGGCCATTATTGCGGTGGCCGCCCAGTACGTAGAAGAGGCCCTGAGCACCCTGGCCTTTGAGAAGAACTGTAAAGCGTTTATCCTGTTTTCAGCGGGTTTCAGTGAAACCGGGCCCCAAGGGGAAGCCCTGGAAAAACGGTGCGTGGAGATTGTGAATGCCGTGGGCGGTACGCTGATTGGGCCCAACTGTATTGGGGTGCTGACCCAGAAATACAAAGGCGTTTTTGCCGGCCCGGTCCCCGAGTATGATGCCATGGGCTGTGACTGCGTATCGGCCTCTGGGGCCACCATGGTGTATTTGCTGGAGATGGCTATCCCGAGGGGATTGAAATTCAGAGATATCTTCTCAGTTGGCAACAGTGCCCAAATTGGGGTGGAAGACGTACTGCAGTACTGGGACGAAACCTTTGATCCCGAGACCAGCTCCCGGGTCAAGCTCCTGTACATGGAGCAGATTGCGGACCCGAAGCGGTTCCTGAAACATGCCTGGTCTCTGGTGCAGAAAGGCTGCCGGATTGCGGCCATCAAGGCAGGAAGTACCGAGGCAGGTTCCAGGGCAGTGTCTTCGCACACGGGCGCCCTGGCCGGCTCTAATACCGCCGTGAGTGCGCTGTTCCGGAAGGCGGGCATTATCCGGTGTTACAGCCGCATTGAACTGGTGTACGTAGCGGCTATCTTTTCCATTAAACCCTTAAAAGGCGACCGCCTGGCCGTCATCACCCACGCGGGCGGACCGGGCGTGATGCTCACCGATATTCTGGTGAAAGGCGGCATGCAGGTTCCGCACCTGGAAGGGCCCAAAGCAGACGCCTTGCTCTCCAGATTGTACCCGGGGTCTTCGGTGGCTAACCCCATTGATTTCCTGGCCACCGGCAACGCCACGCAACTGGGCGAGATTCTGGACTTCGTGGAAAATGAATTTGACGAGATTGACGGCGCCGTGGTGGTGTTTGGTACTACCGGTATGTGGCGGGTGGACGACGTGTACCAGGTATTGCATGAAAAAATAAGGTCCTGCCGGAAGCCTATCTTCCCAATACTTCCCTCGGCTATTCAAGCCGCCGAAGAAGTAAGCCATTTCCAGGCCATGGGGCACGTGAATTTCACTGATGAAGTCAGCTTTGGCTACGTGTTAACCCGGGTGAACAAGATGCAGCCCCTTTACCCAGACCCGGTCTTGCCCGCGGTAGATACCCAAAAGATAAGGCAAATAGTGGAGAAGAATCCTGCCGGGTATTTATCCCCGGCCCAGGTCTTTGAACTGCTGGAGGCGGCTGGAATCGTTACTGTGCGGCAAGCAACGGTCATGTCTAAAGAGGCAGCCATAGCGCAGGGAGAGGCTATAGGGTTTCCATTGGTCATGAAAGTGGTAGGTCCGGTTCACAAATCAGATATGGGCGGTGTGGTCACCGGGGTTAAAAGTCCGGAAGAAGTGGCCAACACCTATGCTACCCTCATGAGCCTGGAAGGAGTAGAAGGCGTCTTGCTGCAGCAACAGGTCAGGGGCATTGAAGTCTACATGGGCGCCAAGGCAGAAGACGCCTACGGCCACCAGATCCTGTGCGGCCTGGGCGGGATCTTTGTAGAGGTTTTCAAGGATGTGTCCGCGGCCCTGGCCCCCGTAGGGAGAGAAGAAGCCACCCGCATGATCAGGCGCCTGAAATCCTACCCTATCATTCAGGGAGTGCGGGGCAAGGAAGGCGTGAGCGAGGAATTACTGGTGGCTACCCTTATGAAGCTGAGTGCCCTGCTCCAGGCCGCCCCAGAAATAACCGAGATGGACATAAACCCCTTACTGGGCACCCCACAGGCTTTAGTGGCCGTGGACGCCAGAATCCTGATTGGGTGA
- a CDS encoding NADH-quinone oxidoreductase subunit N, which translates to MDTSSLLLMRQEVLLLGIALLLVIAEIFIPSHRKSSTVHLAILLFGVHTALGFLPIAEDSLFGGMFRTNSLIHFFKNVLNIGVLVLLLQSADWLQEKIVKQNRGTEFFILLFFSLLGMYFMISAGDFLMFYIGLELSTLPVAALASYELMKRSSSEAGIKLILSAALASGVSLFGISMLYATTGSIYFNDVAQVITTAHLSVLGFVLFFAGLAFKISLVPFHFWTADVYEGAPISVASYLSAISKGAAAFILMILLFTVLKPLMPVWENLIYVVALATMFLGNLFALRQQNMKRFLAFSSISQAGFILLGLITGTQLGTATVVYFVMIYIFSNLAAFGVVQAISLQTGKENMDDYNGLYRTNPKLSLVMMLALFSLAGIPPVAGFFGKFFLFTAAASEGYYLLVFLAVVNVTISLFYYLLVVRAMFLRKSDNPIPLFQNKIYMRLGLTITVIGILVLGLYSPLYDYIFELSGVFN; encoded by the coding sequence ATGGATACAAGTAGCCTTTTACTCATGCGGCAGGAAGTATTATTACTAGGGATAGCCCTGCTCCTGGTAATAGCTGAGATTTTTATTCCTTCCCACAGGAAAAGCAGCACCGTGCATTTAGCCATTCTCCTGTTTGGGGTGCATACCGCGCTGGGGTTTCTGCCAATAGCTGAAGACAGCTTGTTTGGGGGCATGTTCCGGACCAACAGCCTCATCCATTTCTTTAAAAACGTCCTGAACATTGGGGTATTAGTGCTCTTGTTACAGTCTGCGGACTGGCTGCAGGAAAAGATTGTGAAACAGAACCGGGGCACCGAGTTTTTCATTCTCCTGTTCTTTTCGCTGCTGGGCATGTATTTCATGATCTCCGCTGGTGACTTCCTGATGTTCTACATTGGGTTGGAGTTGTCCACCCTGCCGGTAGCTGCCTTGGCTTCTTATGAATTGATGAAGCGAAGCTCAAGTGAAGCAGGGATTAAACTGATTCTGTCGGCAGCGCTGGCCTCCGGGGTGTCTCTGTTCGGAATTTCCATGCTCTATGCCACCACCGGCTCCATCTATTTCAATGACGTGGCGCAGGTCATCACTACCGCTCACCTGTCGGTGCTGGGCTTTGTGCTGTTCTTTGCCGGGCTGGCCTTTAAAATCTCCCTGGTACCGTTCCATTTCTGGACCGCCGATGTGTACGAAGGAGCCCCTATCAGCGTGGCCTCTTACCTATCGGCCATCTCCAAAGGAGCGGCGGCGTTCATCTTAATGATCTTGCTCTTCACCGTGCTGAAGCCACTCATGCCGGTATGGGAAAACCTGATTTACGTAGTGGCCCTGGCCACCATGTTCCTGGGCAACCTGTTTGCCCTGCGCCAGCAGAACATGAAACGATTCCTGGCTTTCTCGTCTATCTCGCAGGCTGGTTTTATTCTGCTGGGCTTGATCACGGGCACGCAGTTAGGTACTGCCACGGTGGTGTACTTTGTAATGATCTACATCTTCTCTAACCTGGCCGCCTTTGGGGTGGTGCAGGCCATTTCGCTGCAAACTGGCAAGGAGAACATGGACGATTACAATGGCCTCTACCGCACCAACCCTAAACTGAGTCTGGTCATGATGCTGGCCCTTTTCTCGTTGGCTGGTATTCCGCCCGTGGCCGGCTTCTTTGGCAAGTTCTTCCTGTTCACGGCGGCGGCCAGTGAGGGTTATTACCTGCTGGTGTTCCTGGCGGTGGTAAACGTGACTATCTCCCTATTCTATTACCTGCTGGTGGTACGGGCCATGTTCCTGCGCAAAAGCGACAACCCCATTCCCTTGTTCCAGAACAAAATCTACATGCGCCTCGGCCTGACCATAACCGTGATTGGCATTCTGGTGCTAGGGCTCTACAGCCCATTGTATGACTACATCTTTGAATTAAGCGGCGTCTTTAACTAA
- a CDS encoding complex I subunit 4 family protein: MDILSLFVVFPILVITALVFTKGLSRARLVSMVGSLIQLGMAIHLLYAYIQERAVNESVMLFTRDEVWFRHFNIHYSIGVDGISVALILLTAIIVLAGVFISWEIEELPKEFFISLLVLSTGVYGFFISIDLFTMFVFYEIAVIPMYLLIGIWGSGPKEYSAMKLTLMLMGASAVLMVGILGIYFNSNADGGPLTFNILEIAKVSIPVEAQRLFFPLTFIGFAVLGALFPFHTWSPDGHASAPTAVSMLHAGVLMKLGGYGVFRVAMFLLPAGAIEWSWFFIILSATGVVYGAFAAIKQTDLKYINAYSSVSHLGMVLFSLLMLNKTAWNGAILQSLSHGFMTALFFALIGMIYSRTHTRDITKLGGLLKVIPFISVIYVIAGMASLGLPGFSGFVAEMNIFVGAFQREEMFYRVATILSVSAIVITAVYILRVVGIMLMGPVKNPEFNDLPQATWYETTGILLLLIPIVAIGVAPFWLSEMITKSIQPFIQGVL, encoded by the coding sequence ATGGATATTCTATCTCTCTTCGTCGTTTTCCCTATCCTGGTCATTACCGCGCTGGTTTTCACCAAAGGGCTATCCCGGGCCCGCCTGGTGTCTATGGTGGGCAGCCTTATTCAACTTGGTATGGCCATTCATTTACTCTATGCCTATATTCAGGAAAGGGCAGTAAATGAAAGCGTGATGCTCTTCACCCGTGACGAGGTCTGGTTCCGGCACTTCAATATCCATTACTCTATTGGGGTAGACGGAATCTCCGTGGCCTTGATTCTGCTCACCGCCATTATTGTCTTGGCGGGGGTGTTCATCTCCTGGGAAATAGAGGAGCTGCCCAAAGAATTCTTCATCTCGCTGCTGGTTTTGTCTACCGGGGTGTATGGGTTCTTTATTTCTATAGACCTGTTTACTATGTTCGTGTTCTATGAGATTGCGGTGATCCCGATGTACCTGCTCATTGGCATCTGGGGCTCTGGCCCTAAGGAATACTCGGCCATGAAACTGACCCTGATGCTGATGGGTGCCTCTGCGGTGCTGATGGTAGGGATTTTGGGTATTTACTTCAACTCCAATGCCGACGGCGGCCCCTTAACCTTCAATATTCTGGAGATTGCCAAAGTGAGCATTCCGGTAGAGGCGCAGCGGCTGTTCTTCCCCTTGACGTTTATCGGCTTTGCCGTATTGGGCGCCCTGTTTCCCTTCCATACCTGGTCGCCAGACGGCCACGCCTCTGCCCCTACCGCGGTGTCTATGCTGCATGCCGGCGTACTGATGAAGCTGGGGGGGTACGGGGTCTTCAGGGTTGCCATGTTCCTGCTGCCTGCCGGTGCTATTGAATGGTCCTGGTTCTTCATCATTTTATCAGCCACCGGGGTGGTGTACGGGGCCTTTGCGGCCATTAAACAAACCGACCTGAAGTACATCAACGCCTACTCTTCGGTGAGTCACCTGGGCATGGTGTTGTTTTCCCTGCTTATGCTTAACAAGACGGCCTGGAACGGCGCTATTCTGCAGTCCCTGTCGCATGGGTTTATGACGGCCCTTTTCTTTGCCTTGATTGGCATGATCTACTCCAGAACCCACACCCGGGATATTACCAAACTGGGCGGACTCTTAAAGGTGATTCCGTTCATCTCGGTGATCTACGTGATTGCGGGCATGGCCTCTCTGGGCTTACCAGGGTTCAGTGGCTTTGTGGCCGAGATGAACATCTTTGTGGGCGCGTTCCAGCGGGAAGAGATGTTTTACCGGGTGGCCACTATCTTATCAGTGTCTGCCATTGTGATCACCGCCGTGTACATTCTGCGGGTGGTAGGCATCATGCTCATGGGGCCGGTGAAAAACCCTGAATTCAATGACCTGCCCCAGGCTACCTGGTATGAGACCACGGGCATTCTATTATTGCTTATCCCGATAGTAGCGATTGGCGTGGCGCCATTCTGGTTAAGCGAAATGATCACCAAAAGCATTCAACCCTTCATTCAGGGGGTTCTTTAA